From the genome of Aerococcus sanguinicola:
CATATTATCCTTGGCCAAGTCAACCGCCTTGGTCAAGCCAGCAATGAGAGGGTAACTTTCGGTAGAGGCCCGCTTGCCATGTTCCTGACCGCCCCCGGGCAGGTAAGACTTGAAGTTCTGGTTACTGTCTCGATAGTAAAGAAAACCGATTCCCTTGGGCCCATGGATCTTATGCGCCGAAAGAGCCAAGGCGTCAATATGGAGGGCTTCCACATCAATCGGCACCTTCATATAAGTTTGTACCGTATCAGTGTGGAAAAAGATTCCTCGCTCCTGGCAAATCTTCCCGACCTCTTCAATCGGTTGGAGACTGCCCAATTCATTATTCCCATGCATAATCGATACAATAATGGTATCTTCACGCAAGGCCGCTTGGAAGTCATCCAGTGAAATATGCCCATCTTGGTCTATATCTAGATAAGTCACTTCAAAACCTTGGTCTTCCAGACGGTGCATGCATTGGTAGACGCTGGAATGCTCCACCTGGCTTGAGATAATGTGACGTCCCTGTGACTGTAAGCGCTCAGCAGTCTCTAGGAGGGCCGTCGTATTGGCTTCCGTTCCGCTTGAGGTAAAGATAATATCCTCCGCCTTGGCGTTCAAGGTCCCCGCAATCGTCCGCCGGCAGGACTCAATCTTATGGCGGACGTCTCGGCCTAATTGATAAGTGCTTGAGGGATTCCCAAAGTCATTCAAAAAGGCATCTGTCATGCAGGCCACCACATCGGGATGGACAGGGGTGGTTGCTGCATAATCTAAGTAAATAGCCAATTCTGATTCCTCCTTAATCTTTAAATATTTTTTCAGGGAAAAGATAGGCAAGTAGGTCTTTGGAAATACGTCGTCCCTTGCCCTGGGCGGGATAAATATGCATCATCATCATGGGATTATAATTGGCTTCAATTAAGGCATAGTTATCTGCCTGGGCCGCTTGATGGCGGTCTCTGATCATCAGGTCAAGCCCCGTCACCTTAACGTCTAGGGCCTGGGCCATTTGACTAGCCAGTTCCAGATAAGATGGATCCATATCGTCCGTCACATCGATGGAATCGCCCCCCGTCGAAATATTAGAATTCTCTCTTAAAGGAACAATTTCATCTGCTTCAGGGACGCTATCGAAGTCATAACCGTAAGCTTCTAAGACCAAAGCCGCTGACCGGTCTAGGCTGATCTTTTCCAAGGGGGTCCGGTGGTTCTCGCCCCGCTTAGGATCTTGGTTCTTGAGATCAACTAGTTCACGGATACTGTGCTGGCCGTCTCCTTTAACAAAGGCCGGAACCCGGAGCAATACGGCTAAACACTTGCTATCGAGAACGAAGAAACGATATTCAGTCCCCTCGGCAAATTCCTCCACGAGAACCGTATCATCATAGCCAAAAGCAATATCAAAAGCTTCTCTAAGGCCTTCCTGGCTCGCCCCTTCTTTAAAGATGGAGATGCCTACCCCCATATTCGTCGATTTGGGTTTGACGACTACTTTCTTGTCCACAAAGAGCCCGGCTGCAGCCTGGGCAGCGTCTAGTGAGTTAAAAGTCTGGCTCTTAGGCACCGTAAAACCGGCCGCCTGGAGCAGGTCCTTGGTCACGACCTTATTGCCCATCAAATAATAAGAGATCAGCGAATCTTTGCCCGTAATATTAGCATTCTTGACATATTCCGTATGGTCCCGGTAGGTCAAGGCAATTAACTGGTCTTGCCGGTCCAAAATATCAATCCACAAGCCTTGTTGGATCGCATCCGCCAATAGGATCTGAGTCGATAATTCCATATCCTCAAAGCCTCCTAAGAGATAAGGATGGGCAAGTGCCGCTTCCTTATTGGCCTTGGCATGGTCTAAATTATTCGCTAGCCAGGTGTCGACGGTTGGATTGTTTGTCACCAAGCGCCCACTCGGGGTCAGGCTAGGGTCCAGTAGGCGCTGGCGCATACTGTCAATGAGCGGATTGAGAGTGTCGGAAACGCCTAAGCTTTCCACCATCTCGGTCATGCCCTCTAAGAGGTTGAGTCCTTCTTCCTGGTAAGCAGTTGGCTGGAGCGTTTCTTCTTCTGCAACCTCTAACTTCATCTCATAGCCCTGGTAAACGTCGGGCATCTGGCAGTCCATATCAGCCCATACTAGGTAGAGAATGAAATATTTCATGAAACGGATGTCATCCAGACCAATCCCGTAAGCTTCCTCCGCTTGGATATCAAAGAGGCGGAATTCCAGATACTTAATCCCTGTCTCCAAGAGGCCTCGAGCTTGCTTAGCCCCACGCAGGCGGACATTGGAGTAGAATTCCTTCTCAGCAATCAGGCGACCATCCTTAACATTGGCTTCTAATTCTTCCACATAGTCTGGAAGGTTATCGTAGGTGTAGGTCACATCTTTCTTATTAACATAGCCCAAATGGGAATTGCGGATGCTCCGGATAGGATGGGGGAAAATATCTTCTGCCCGATTATAGAAGGAGTCATGGGCGCTCGGTGTCGCGCCAAATAAATAGACAATCAGCCACTCATAGCGCAAGAAATTACGGGCTAAGCGCAAATAAAAGGCCGTTGTGAATTCTTTGATAGAGGCATAGCCTTGGTCATCGGCCTGGTAGAAGATTTCTAACAGGTCTTGGTCAAAACCAAAGTTAAAATGAATGCCAGAAATCATCTGCACCTTCTTGCCATAAGCCTTGACTAGGTACTCCCGATAAGCCACATCTTCAACTTTGTCGAGGTCAGCCACATGGATGGCATCATCTTCTGGTAAAACGGGAGGCATGCTGGAAGGCCAGAGCAATTCATCCTCTGCCAATGATCTTAGAGCTACTTGGTGGATGGCCTCAAGCCAATGGTAAACCCCCTCTTCTGAGTAAACAGGAGGAGTCACCAACTCCAATTGGGACTCCGCAAAGTCTCTTTGGATATACTTGTTATCTGAACTGCCATCAACAGCAGATGGATGGGGGCTTCGTGCTAAGTCTCCATTTGTTTTGATACGGTGGCCTTCGCGCTCAATACCGAGCGACACATGCTGGAAGGCGGTTTTCAGTTCGGGGTGTGCATTAAGGAAAGCTTGAAAATGACGCATACACAGCTCCTTCTCTCTTTTTATAAATTTAGATAGACTATATGACTATTTTAGCACGGGGATCCGGTATTCGCACAGATTTAAACTTAATTTAATTATTTTTAGTAAGTAAATTCCTTTCAGTCTTGATTTATAGTATATTAGAATAAGAAGATAAACTAAAGGAGGTAATCATATGGCCCAAGCAAAAGCCCCGCTCGCTTATCGGATGCGGCCTCAAAAAATCGAGGATATGCTCGGCCAAGCCCACTTAATTGGCCCCAAACAAATTATTCGGCGGATGGTGGAAGCCAACCGTCTCAGTTCTATGATTCTCTATGGCCCACCTGGAACGGGTAAGACCAGCCTGGCCCAGGCCATTGCTGGGTCACTCGATATCCAACTGCGCCAGCTCAATGCAGCAACGGACACTAAGAAAGACCTCCAACAAGTCGCTGCCGAAGCTAAAATGAGCGGGCAAATCATCCTGCTCTTAGACGAAATCCACCGTTTGGACAAGGCCAAGCAAGACTTCTTGCTCCCCCACTTGGAAAACGGACGCATTATCCTAATCGGTGCGACGACCGAAAACCCCTATATCAGCATTAACCCAGCCATCCGTAGCCGGACGCAAATCTTCCAGCTCGAACCCCTCAGCCAGGCTGATATCAAGCAAGGCCTAGAGAAAGCTCTGGCCGATGAGGAAAGAGGGCTCGGCAAGTTAGCCATTCAAATCGATGACGCCGCCCTAGACCACCTGGCCCAAGCCTCAAACGGGGACATCCGCTCTGCCCTTAATGCCCTGGACTTGGCGGCTCTCTCAACCCCTGAAGACGACCAGGGCCAGATCATCATTGACCTCGCAACGGCCGAGAATTGTATCCAGAAGAAGTCCTTCAGCCACGATGCGGATGGCGACCAGCACTATGATGTCATCTCCGCCTTCCAGAAGAGTATTCGCGGGTCGGACGTTGATGCTGCCCTCCTCTATGCGGCTCGTTTGATGGAAGGGGGCGACTTAAAAGTCCTCTGCCGTCGCCTCTTAATTACGGCTTACGAAGATATCGGTCTAGCCAATCCAGAAGCCTGCCAGAGAACCCAGGCAGCGGTCGATGCCGCCCTTCAAGTTGGCTACCCGGAAGCCCGAATTCCCCTAGCTAATGCCATCATTGACCTGGCTCTATCCCCCAAGTCCAATTCAGCCATCAAGGCTATCGATGCTGCCTTAGCTGATGTTCGCCAAGGCAAAGCTGGCCTTGTCCCCAAACACCTGCGCGACGGCCACTATGCAGGCTCTAAAGCCCTCGGCCATGGCCAAGGCTACCGCTACCCCCACGACTACCCAAACCACTGGGTCGCCCAAGACTACCTGCCTGATACCCTCAAAGGTAAACATTACTACCAGGCTGGTCAAACCGGTAAGTACGAACAAGCCCTCGGACAGATGCAAGCCTACCGAGAAAAATTAAAAAAAGGATAAGTTAAAACTTTCAGGCGTAATCGCTTGCATTTTTTAGTATCTAATGATAAATTATAAGAGAAGAGTTCTGAAGTGTACGTGTTATTCCTTTAATGTGTTGACCGAACAAATTTTACTATCTAGGGATTCGTGAACTCCAGTGGAGGACACGCCCCATCACGGGGAAGTCTGAAGCTGGATAGCGAAACCCACCTGCACTTAAGAGAGCGGGTTCAATACAGATAGAGCACACGGCACCTGTCGGAGCTCTTTTTTTGTATTTTTTACCTAGCTGTTTTATAAAGCTATCGACATTTTGTTTCGATAATTCGAAATTGAATCAGACACCTTTATATACCAACTAGTTTTGCTTAAAAGTAAAGCAAATGTTTACCCAATCAATTGAGTAAACTACCATTTATGAAAAGACTTGTGAAATCTTAAGCTCACAACAATGAAATCGATTTAATTTTTTCAAAAAGATGTTATAATAGAGGTAAAGAAGGAGTGTGATCACTATGTATCAAGAGTATTCACGTATTTTAGCCCCTATTGATGGTTCTAAAGAAGCTGAACTAGCTTTCAAAAAGGCGGTCCATGTGGCAAAGCGCAATAACGGTGCCCTAGTCATCGCTCATATTATTGATACACGTGCTGTCCAAACCCCAACCGGCTATGAAGGCGCCTATACCAATGAATTAGTGGAACAAGCTTCTAGCGTTCTCAATGATTACAAGACTTACGCTGAAAAAGAAGGCGTCCAGGAAGTTGAAACCATTATTGACTATGGTTCACCAAAAGTTCAAATTGCTAAAGACCTAGCCTTGGAAAAGGAAATTGATCTGATTATGATCGGGGCCACTGGGCTGAATGCAGTTGAACGCCTCTTCATCGGTTCTGTTTCAGAATACGTTATCCGCAATGCCCCTTGCGACGTCCTAATCGTCCGGACCGACCTGGAAAACAATGAATACCATCGCAAATAGTATAAGATTAAAAGAGACAGGCCAAGCGCTTGTCTCTTTTAATGGAATCAGTCTTTTTATATCATCTAATTCGAAACATGATTTGATCGAATCGCAAATAAGTGTATGTATTAAAAAGTCCATTTACTAAATCTCTTGCTTTTAAAAATAGATATCTAGTAATTAACTAAGGTATTATTTCTATATCAAATGCTTTTGAGCAAGAGTGAAGCTTTGAATTTGATCGTTAGCCATGAACGAGCAAGCGATGTGAATTAGGGACAGTTGGCGCAAGCTTTACTAGCCAAAACCTGCTCCAAAAGTCAGCTCTGACTCCACTTCACAAAGGCTGGCAGAGCCTCTAACAAGGCTCTGCCAGCCTTTGCTCCAGTGATTCAGAGCTCCCGACTTTTGTCACACTCTAACTTTGAAGCTCGCTAGGCGAGAGACCTTGGCCCGAACCGGTGCTATGCTTTAGCCGTTGGAGCTTTAGCGACTTACGGATAAAGTACAAGACGGCTTTAGCCGTGTTGATCCGCTAAACATTTAACGATCAAATTCAAAAGCGGAACGGATGCTCGCCTGCAGAATTTGGGAAAGGGCCTTCAATAAGGCAAAATCTTATTTTTCAAAGTAAAAAAGCGTGCCTCTGACTCAGCTGAGCCAGAAAGCACGCTTTTCTTTTAATAATGATTGACTCTAGATATTACCTAGACGTACGGTATCGCGGACAATCATCAATTCTTCATCAGTTGGAATTGTCCAGATAGCTACTTTGGAATCATCAGCTGAAATCTTAGCTTCATCGCGAGTATCATTGCGTTCGCTATCTAATTTAATACCAGCCCATTCCATGTCTTTACAAATTTCTTCACGGAAGGAAGCGGAGTTTTCGCCGACACCAGCAGTGAAGACAATAACATCAGCTCCACCCAGAACGGTTAAGTAGGAACCAACATATTTACGAACACGGTCATAGTAGATATCTAAAGCCACTTGGGCACGTTCATTGCCTTCAGCCGCAGCTGCTTCAACGTCACGCATATCAGAAGAGACGCCTGAGATACCCAATAAGCCAGACTTCTTATTCAAGATAGTAATCATTTCATCCATGCTGAGGCCTTCTTTTTCCATGATGTATTGGAGTAAGGAAGGATCAACGTCGCCGGAACGGGTCCCCATAGTAATCCCAGCTAGAGGGGTGAAGCCCATTGAAGTATCTACAGACTTGCCGCCGTCAACCGCTGTAATCGAACCACCATTCCCGATATGGCAGGTAATGATCTTGAGGTCCTTAATGTCTTTACCTTCTAATTCAGCAGCACGTTCTGCCACATACTTATGAGAGGTACCGTGTGCGCCATAGCGACGGGCTTGGTGTTTTTCATAGTATTCAAAAGGCACAGAATAGAGATAAGCCTTTTCTGGCATAGTGGTGTGGAAGGAGGTATCAAAGACACCCACAGTTGGTTTGCCAGGTAGAACTTTTTGGAAAGCACGGATAACCTTAGCTTCTGCTGGGTTATGTAGAGGGGCAAAGTCAGCCAATTCTTCTACTTTTTGAATGTCTTCTTCATCAAGTAAGGCAGAGTCTTTAAAGTGTTCGCCCCCTGCCACAATCCGGTGGCCAGAGCCAGCGATTTCATCAAAGCTTTCAATCACTTTAAGCTCTTCTAATTTTTTGAGTAAGTGGTTGATCGCAACTTCATGATCTTCAATATCTAGGGTTTCTTCATGCTTTTCCCCTTGGAATTTAACGGATACGATCGAATCTTTTAAGCCGATCCGTTCGATAATACCAGATGAAATCGCTTCTTCAGAAGGAACTTCATAGATTGAGAATTTTAAACTAGATGAGCCTGCATTAATTGCAAAAACTTTTGACATACTTTTTCTCCTCTTCACATAAGTTTTTATTATGGTACAACTAGGTACGATACTTTTATTATAACACGTCTTGGGTCCACTTGCTAAAACTGTCTATGAATTTCTCCATATTTTCTTGATCTTTTAGGTCAGGTATATCACCAATGAGCACGTTTTCAGCTTGTTTGGCCGCAGCGCCCTGCTTTTGCACCATAAGAACCGACTTGCGCGCCTTGGCTTGGCGGAAGAGTTCCGCTGGCAAGTTTAGAAAGGCTTGGAAGTAACCGGTCTGGGTGATGGCTTGGACCAATTGAGCAGAATAGTCTTCCTGGAGAATCTGGGTAGGCACTAAGAAGATCCCCCAGGCCCCTTCTTGCATATACTTCAGACTCTGTTCGATCATCAGATAATGGGCATAAGCGTGGGGCGTCCCCTGGTCCATAGTATTAGCTTTGAAGGCCTTGGCCTGTTCATCGAGAGGGTAATAGCCCACTGGCAAGTCAGCCACTACCAAGTCTACTGGCTCCAAGAGTAAATTCTGGAGGACATCACCGTAATAGAGCTTGGCTTGCCGGTCCAAGAATTTAAAGGACTGGTCAGCAATCGCTAAGAGTAAGTCGTCATTGTCATAGCCTACTGAAGCCACTTGGTAGCCCCCTTCTTCAAGGCCTCTCTGGACCATCAAGAGCAGGTTGCCTGTCCCTACTGTTGGGTCAAAGACTTTGAGCGGCGTCTCTTTAGACTGCCCCCTCGTTTGGAGCAAACGGCTCGCGAAATAGGTCAAAAGCATGGCAATGCCAGCTGGGGTCATCTGGTGGTTGGCTTGGAGCTGGTCCTGGCGCTCAGCTTCTAGGAAGATCAATTGGAGAACTTGCAGGCGTTCGCGCTCAGAGAACTTATCCCAATCGACTTGGTCATAAAGGGTTTGGATCCTTTGAGCAGTCTCAGGATCAGGCTGGCCATCGATCACTTGGAGGACCCCGTTAGCAATATTTTGCAGATTTTCATGCCAGGCCTCCGTGTAAGAGAAGTCGAGGGCTTCCATCATGATTTGGTTGGCTTGGTTCAGTTTGTCATAGGCTGCTTGGATGTGTTCAGTCGACACGTTAAACCTCCTTAATGAAAAAGGTCGATTCCCCTTCATTCAAAGTAGAATCGACCTGATTTTCTTTCTCGTAATTAAGCTTCTACTGGATACACAGAAACTTGTTTTTTGTTCTTGCCCTTGCGTTCGAAACGAACAACGCCGTCTACAAGTGCGAATAAAGTATCATCGCCACCGCGACCTACATTGATCCCTGGATGTACTTTAGTCCCGCGTTGACGGTAAAGGATTGAACCGCCAGTTACTTCTTGACCATCAGCACGTTTAGCACCTAAACGTTTAGCTTCTGAATCACGACCGTTGGCAGTTGAGCCGCCACCTTTTTTGTGGGCGAAGAATTGTAAATTCATTTTTAACATGTGAGCTTCCTCCTTTATTAACTTACCCTTGGACATATTGGACATAGTCTGGATAATTACTTGCGATATCCTCCTTCAAGGCCAGTTGGCACTGCTCGAATAGGATATCAACGAGCGCTCTTTGTTCAGCCGTCAGTTCCCGGGGGAGTTCGACATAGAGATAACCCGCCTCAGGGTCGGATTCGACCAGGGCTTGGATACCTGCCATGCGTTCAAGGTTATTGACTAAAGCAATGCTCAGAGCTGAAACCCCCGCACAGACAACGTCTTCCCCGTAGTCACCGGCCATAGCATGGCCTGAAATTTCCATGCTGACAAAGTGCTTGTCTTGATTTTCTTTAAATTGAACCTTAATCATGCTTAAGCATTGATGCTGTTGATGGTTAATTTAGTGTAAGGTTGACGGTGACCTTGTTTACGACGTGAGTCTTTCTTCTTGATGTATTTGAAAGTAGTGACTTTCTTTTGACGGCCGTGTTTTTCAACAGTTGCTTCAACACTTGCCCCATCAACGAGAGGAGTTCCCACTTTAACTTGGTCGCCTCCAACGAAGACAACTTGGTCAAAAGTGACTTTTTCGCCAGCTTCAACATCTAATTTTTCAACGTAGATTGTTTGGCCTTCTTCAACTTTAACTTGTTTTCCACCTGTTTTGATAATTGCGTACATGTAACGCACCTCCTTAAATAACTTAGACTCGCCATGGTAAGCGGCCTTGGCACTTGAAAGCTTACAATGAGCGGTTGCAGATCTGGTGGTCACAGAAATACAACGCTATTATGTTACCATTTCCTAAAGAGGAGGTCAAGTCTTATTTAAAAATAATTTTCTCCATAAATTTCTCTAGGAAGAGGGCTACTGCTAATAGGTCTGCCGCGCCGCCAGGGCTTACATTGTAGTAAATACAAGCCTGGTTGAAACGGTCGAGTTCTTTGATTAGGTCGTGGTCGGACAAGTCCTGGTCGAGGAGCTGGCGGCTGGTCAATTGGAGCCAATGATAGGCTTCAATCCCTCCTCTTTTTAAGACATTGGTGTCTTCAACCCTGGACATGAGATAGAGGAGGAGCCGGTGTTCGGCTGTTTTCGGATGATTTTGGCGCATGGCTTTGAGGAAGTTAAGGCCTGCCATGATGAGAGTAGGATAGCCCTTCTCTGCTTCTTCGCGGATACCTTTGATCCCGTATTCCAGGTACATCTTTTCCCCATGGGTCAGCTGACTTTTCTGGTCGAGATTGGCCCAGTCCTTAGTGATTAAGCCCTGGGTCATGTTCTGGATCATGGTTTGAATGCTTTCCAGAACTTTTTCTTTTTCCGCATGGAGGCTGGGATGCTTATCGCTCTGAGGGCAAGGACCTTTTAAGAGGTCAATATCGCCGTGGGTCACCATGACGGCAGCCGTCGCCGCTAAAAAGATACCCATGGAGAAGACAATGCCCTTATGCGTGTTCACCCCGCCTGTTGCCTGGAACATGTCCTTCTCTGCTTCAACCCCAGCCTGGCGCAGGGCTTGGAAGAGGGGTTGGGGACGCTGGTCATTATATCCCAACTGAGCGGCTTGAATAAAATAAGGAAAGAGAGCCGTTGCGCTTTCGACAAAGAGTTTAGGGGTCATATCGTCATGGGCCCCATTATTGGTCGGATCAACCAGACCTGGCTTAGGCCAGACCATGATTTCACGAAGGACCCCCTGTTCCGCGAGCTGGGCTAGGAGTAAGGTTTCATCTTTCGATTTAACGGCTACACTTTGGCTAGGACTAAGCTGGAAGTCCTCTGCTAGGCTGAGCTCTTCTTCGGGAACATCCAAGTTATTATTTTGTTGGCTTTCGCGCTCCACAGCTAGGCGGATGTGTTTTTCAGATGTTGCCAGGTGCTTATAGATCACTTCCTGGAGCTTATCGAAACGCTGTTCCTTCATATAATGGTAAATTACCCAGTGGTCATCCAGGGCAGCCCGCCGCCGCTGCCGGTCATTAATGGACAAAGAACGGAAACGGCTGAGGTATTCATAAAGGGTGGAGACAATACTCTGCAAGCGCGGCATCTGAGCCTGCTCATAGATATATTCATTGAATCCCTTCCAAGAAGAAGTCAAGCCTTCAAGACTAGCCCCTTCATAGGCCGCCTCCCCCCGGTTAAGGATGCCCTCCAAGTCTTTAAATTCTTTGTCTCCCATCTTTTTAGCCGCATTAATGGTCGCGATTGTATCCAAGCTCTTTCTTAATTGATAGATTTCAGCTACGTCTTCGGCCTTAATATTCTTGACCATATAGCCATGCTGGGGAATATACTCCACTAGCCCCTCTTCTTCCGCCCGGCGCAAAGCCTCCCGGATCGGGGTCCGGCTAATATTCAGGGAATCGGCATAAACTTTTTCGTTAATCCGTTCGCCGACAGGGATGGTCCCGTCGAGGATGACCATCCTAAGCCCTTCGTAAACGATTTGACTGAGTGTCTTTCCTCCCTTTTGGCTTTCCGTCCGGCAGTACTGGACCAAGCGGTCTTTTTCTGCCATCTTATCACCTCTCTAAAAGCTTAGTTTCACTTTTTTATAAATTAAATATATTAAATCATCCATAGTATCTACTCCATAAAGGCCGACTAGCCTACTAGAGTCTTGAATCACTTTACTTCACTAATTCAGACCTACAACTTTCCTCACACGCTACTTATATTATAAATGAAAAACCTAGCAGAAACATCTGCTAGGCGAAATTAATTTCTTTTTTAGCTAAAGCTTAGCTTTTAATCTTCTTAATGGTATCAATAATGGTCCCATCGCGGTATTCAACCAAGGCAACCACTTGGTCTTCGAATTCTAAGTCCTTAGGCGTGCCTACCAAGTCATAGGCTTTTTCTTTTAAGGCTTCGATGGTCGTTAATTCAACCCCTGCGGCTTGGAGGCTGTCAATCAAGTCTTGACGCTGTGGGTTAACAGCAATGCCATTATCGGTCACTACCACGTCAACACTTTCTCCTGGCGTAGTGACAGAGGTTACCCGGTCCTTGATGGAAGGAATCCGGCTCCGCACAAGAGGCGTTACAATGATCGTTACCTTGGCCCCTGCTGATGTATCGGGGTGGCCGCCTGGTGCCCCTTGGATCATGCCATCTGAACCTTGGACCACGTTAACATTGAAGTCGGTATCCACTTCCAGAGCGCCGAGGATCACATAATCGAGATAGTTAACATAGGCCCCCTTATTGAAAGGATTGGCGTATTCAGAGGTTGAGATTTCAAAGTGGTTAGGCGTTTCATGGACTGAAGCCACGGAAGCTGTATCGAAATCTTGGGTGTCTAAGATAGCTCCAATATAGCCTTCTTTGAGCAGGTTGACCATGGGTTCGGTGATCCCACCAAGGGCCCAACCCATCTTAATCCCCTTAGCATCCATATAAGGCTTGAGGAAGCGGGTAACGGCGAGTGAAGATCCGCC
Proteins encoded in this window:
- the citG gene encoding triphosphoribosyl-dephospho-CoA synthase CitG, giving the protein MAEKDRLVQYCRTESQKGGKTLSQIVYEGLRMVILDGTIPVGERINEKVYADSLNISRTPIREALRRAEEEGLVEYIPQHGYMVKNIKAEDVAEIYQLRKSLDTIATINAAKKMGDKEFKDLEGILNRGEAAYEGASLEGLTSSWKGFNEYIYEQAQMPRLQSIVSTLYEYLSRFRSLSINDRQRRRAALDDHWVIYHYMKEQRFDKLQEVIYKHLATSEKHIRLAVERESQQNNNLDVPEEELSLAEDFQLSPSQSVAVKSKDETLLLAQLAEQGVLREIMVWPKPGLVDPTNNGAHDDMTPKLFVESATALFPYFIQAAQLGYNDQRPQPLFQALRQAGVEAEKDMFQATGGVNTHKGIVFSMGIFLAATAAVMVTHGDIDLLKGPCPQSDKHPSLHAEKEKVLESIQTMIQNMTQGLITKDWANLDQKSQLTHGEKMYLEYGIKGIREEAEKGYPTLIMAGLNFLKAMRQNHPKTAEHRLLLYLMSRVEDTNVLKRGGIEAYHWLQLTSRQLLDQDLSDHDLIKELDRFNQACIYYNVSPGGAADLLAVALFLEKFMEKIIFK